A region of Caldisericia bacterium DNA encodes the following proteins:
- a CDS encoding V-type ATP synthase subunit I, which produces MAIDRMLEIHIFMPKKEFSSYCQFLKLEEKVEIDEIKNVNGLSYFKDRNPEKYDETIKKLDFIIDELSKFKEKGSFIKDFIPERIELTFTELQNLVNNLNINEIYEKIYSIVKKEEKIKDEIKDIEHKIKILYPYKNLNLNLETLLSLKTINLKLGTIRRINFKKLKDEKDSCEIRIISEDKNNLYILIGYKKKDYEFEKLLEKLEFKEIDIKNFKGKPNEILENLNDRLDSLNKILHDLIKEKKKEKNLLKKIEIIKEYYIDKKYEEETKSKIVESKFLTYIFGYIREKDFNELKNKTKEKFPRVLIFAQEPKEIEKVPVSLSNNKFFKPFEMLVDMYGYPKYGDFDPTPFLAPIFILFFSLCFGDVIYGAILVLGSIFIIKKFNVHEKDRNFFYFFIILGFFSSIVGVLTNSYAGDLISIPKLAIIDLLEEKPGETPGLIKMLIFSLAVGFITQIFGLLLKAFDNIRKGKILDAIFDQFSWIISLIGIILYIVLSKNPILSKIGFYLFILGIIIIVLTGGRTSKTLPGKLIGGVVSLYGIVSSYGFSSALGDVLSYSRLLALGFSTTVLGILINTIARMFAKGILALLIIPLILLMGHGLNIFMGLLGSFVHPTRLIFLEFFGRFYENGGKKFSPFKFKSEKVIIKN; this is translated from the coding sequence ATGGCAATAGATAGAATGTTAGAAATTCATATCTTTATGCCAAAAAAAGAATTCTCCTCTTATTGTCAATTTTTAAAATTAGAGGAAAAAGTTGAAATTGATGAGATAAAAAATGTGAATGGCCTTTCTTATTTTAAAGATAGAAACCCAGAAAAGTATGATGAGACAATAAAAAAATTAGATTTTATAATTGATGAACTATCAAAGTTTAAAGAGAAAGGGAGTTTTATAAAAGATTTCATACCTGAAAGAATAGAATTAACATTCACTGAACTACAAAATTTAGTTAATAATTTAAATATTAATGAAATTTATGAAAAGATTTATAGCATTGTTAAAAAGGAAGAAAAAATAAAAGATGAAATAAAAGATATAGAACACAAAATAAAAATACTTTATCCATATAAAAATCTTAATTTAAACCTTGAAACTTTACTTTCTTTAAAAACAATAAATCTTAAACTTGGAACAATTAGAAGAATAAATTTTAAAAAACTCAAAGACGAAAAAGATAGTTGTGAAATAAGGATTATTTCTGAAGATAAAAATAATCTTTATATTTTAATTGGATATAAAAAGAAAGATTATGAATTTGAGAAATTATTAGAAAAATTAGAGTTTAAAGAGATAGATATAAAAAATTTTAAAGGTAAACCTAATGAAATATTAGAAAATTTAAATGATAGATTAGATTCATTAAATAAAATATTACATGATTTAATAAAAGAGAAGAAAAAAGAGAAAAATTTATTGAAAAAAATTGAAATAATAAAGGAGTATTACATAGATAAAAAATATGAGGAGGAAACAAAATCAAAAATAGTTGAATCAAAATTTTTAACATATATTTTTGGTTATATAAGAGAAAAAGACTTCAATGAATTAAAAAATAAAACAAAAGAGAAGTTCCCCAGAGTACTTATTTTTGCACAAGAACCAAAAGAGATTGAAAAGGTTCCTGTATCTCTCTCAAATAACAAATTTTTTAAACCTTTCGAGATGCTTGTTGATATGTATGGATATCCAAAATATGGTGATTTTGATCCTACTCCTTTTTTAGCTCCAATCTTTATATTATTCTTTTCACTTTGTTTTGGTGATGTAATTTATGGGGCAATTCTTGTTTTAGGTTCAATTTTTATAATAAAGAAATTTAATGTTCATGAAAAAGATAGAAATTTCTTTTACTTCTTTATTATTCTTGGATTCTTTTCTTCTATAGTTGGTGTATTAACTAATTCCTATGCTGGAGATTTAATTTCTATTCCAAAACTTGCAATAATTGATCTTCTTGAAGAGAAACCTGGTGAAACTCCAGGATTAATTAAAATGCTTATTTTTTCTCTTGCTGTTGGATTTATAACACAAATTTTTGGTTTACTTTTAAAGGCATTTGATAACATAAGAAAAGGGAAAATTTTAGATGCAATCTTTGATCAATTTTCTTGGATTATCTCACTTATTGGAATAATTTTATATATAGTTTTATCAAAAAATCCAATTCTCTCAAAAATTGGATTTTATCTTTTTATTTTAGGAATTATAATTATAGTTTTAACTGGAGGAAGAACATCTAAAACTTTACCTGGAAAATTAATTGGAGGGGTTGTATCTCTTTATGGAATTGTAAGTTCATATGGATTTTCATCAGCATTAGGAGATGTTCTTTCATATTCAAGACTACTTGCTCTTGGATTTTCAACAACTGTTCTTGGAATACTTATAAATACAATCGCAAGAATGTTTGCAAAGGGTATTTTGGCTTTACTTATAATACCTTTAATTCTTTTAATGGGACATGGGTTAAATATATTTATGGGACTTTTAGGTTCTTTTGTTCATCCTACAAGATTAATATTTTTAGAGTTTTTTGGGAGATTTTATGAAAATGGTGGAAAGAAATTTTCACCATTTAAATTTAAAAGTGAAAAAGTGATAATTAAAAACTAA
- a CDS encoding V-type ATP synthase subunit K, producing the protein MSEIYGLVFAILGMASAISLSGIGSAIGIGISTMQTAGVLSEKPHLYGKLFVITALPGTQGFYGFIQLFWIATRIGLFGGIPKIPINTGMQLFFVGFGMGMVELISAIWQGKVSAAAINLVAEKEEEAGRAIILPGLVEIYAVISLIAAILVTTFITQGL; encoded by the coding sequence ATGTCTGAGATTTATGGGTTAGTTTTTGCTATTTTAGGTATGGCATCAGCAATATCCCTTTCTGGTATCGGTTCAGCAATTGGAATTGGTATTTCAACAATGCAAACTGCTGGTGTTCTTTCGGAAAAACCACATTTATATGGTAAATTATTTGTTATAACAGCCCTTCCTGGAACACAGGGTTTCTATGGCTTTATTCAATTATTCTGGATTGCTACAAGAATAGGTTTATTTGGAGGAATACCAAAAATTCCAATTAATACAGGAATGCAACTATTTTTTGTTGGTTTTGGAATGGGTATGGTTGAACTTATTTCAGCAATATGGCAAGGAAAAGTTTCTGCAGCAGCTATAAATCTTGTTGCTGAAAAGGAAGAAGAGGCAGGTAGAGCAATAATTTTGCCAGGTCTAGTTGAAATTTACGCAGTTATCTCTTTGATTGCAGCAATTCTTGTAACTACTTTTATAACACAAGGGCTATGA
- a CDS encoding V-type ATP synthase subunit D has protein sequence MRLRVNPNRMVLLTLKKRLAVAIRGHKLLKDKLDGMIKEFVSAIKNFKEKTQELDEDFLRLQKLLILSYSQLGKEKYEILTKKRVDLSISYEKKNIMGVTIPEFNIKILGDPFNYPFTISNLEFDLVNQGFKNFIEKLIDYINIYKTLEELAKDIERTRRRVNALEYVLIPSLKETIKFIKMRLDELERETHGRLTRIKEIIRGEAER, from the coding sequence ATGAGGTTAAGAGTTAATCCAAATAGAATGGTTCTTTTAACTCTAAAAAAGAGACTTGCTGTCGCGATTCGCGGTCATAAACTTCTTAAAGATAAACTTGATGGAATGATAAAAGAGTTTGTTTCAGCAATAAAAAATTTCAAGGAAAAAACTCAAGAACTAGATGAAGATTTTTTAAGATTGCAAAAACTTCTTATTTTATCATATTCACAACTTGGAAAAGAAAAATATGAAATATTAACAAAAAAGAGAGTGGATTTATCAATATCCTATGAAAAGAAAAATATTATGGGAGTAACTATTCCTGAATTTAATATTAAAATTTTAGGTGATCCATTTAATTACCCATTTACAATTTCAAATTTAGAATTTGATTTGGTAAATCAAGGTTTTAAAAATTTTATTGAAAAATTAATTGATTATATAAATATTTATAAAACTCTTGAAGAACTCGCTAAAGATATTGAAAGAACAAGAAGAAGAGTTAATGCACTTGAATATGTATTAATACCTTCACTTAAAGAAACTATAAAATTTATAAAAATGCGGCTAGATGAACTTGAAAGAGAAACTCACGGAAGACTTACAAGAATCAAAGAAATTATAAGGGGAGAGGCAGAAAGATAA
- a CDS encoding aminotransferase class V-fold PLP-dependent enzyme: protein MDKRIPLLFALKNYIDKKRPAFHMPGHHRGKGIHKYLKELWGENIFLFDITEVEGLDYLHKPEGVIREAQELAAKAFGAKKTFFLINGSTVGNLVMLVSTLNPKDKVILQRNSHRSIIGGLAVFDLIPIYIQSEIHEKTGIPWGIKPEKYEEVVKNNSAKVSFITSPNYYGMCENIEEILKIGRKYNQIMLLDEAHGVHFPFNQKLPKSGISLGYDIIVQSAHKTLPSLTQTSFLHINSDNIDMDRVFDALTFLESSSPSYLFMVSLDVVRFQMETEGEKIWNEILELAEYARDEINKIDGLYCFGKEILNDGIYDLDLTKITVNTKNIGLTGFEVEEILNKEYNIEIELSDSYNILLFLTPGITKEEVDILINALKDISIKKRKNPIVNDFVTPELPPIAATPKEAYLREKEIIELKNAKGRISGKIVSAYPPGLPILVPGEIITENILNYLFDLKSKGANLQGFMDKEYNFIKVLK, encoded by the coding sequence ATGGATAAAAGGATACCATTACTTTTTGCATTAAAAAATTATATTGACAAAAAAAGACCTGCTTTTCATATGCCTGGTCACCACAGAGGGAAAGGAATACATAAATATTTAAAAGAATTGTGGGGAGAAAATATATTTTTATTTGATATCACAGAAGTTGAAGGTTTAGATTACCTTCATAAACCAGAAGGAGTTATTCGAGAAGCACAAGAACTTGCTGCAAAGGCATTTGGTGCTAAAAAAACATTCTTTTTAATAAATGGAAGTACAGTTGGTAATCTTGTTATGCTTGTTTCAACACTTAACCCTAAAGATAAAGTTATTTTACAAAGAAATTCTCATAGATCAATAATTGGAGGTCTTGCAGTTTTTGATTTAATTCCTATTTACATTCAATCTGAAATTCATGAAAAAACAGGTATTCCATGGGGAATAAAACCAGAAAAATATGAAGAAGTTGTTAAAAATAATAGTGCGAAAGTCTCTTTCATTACTTCACCAAACTATTATGGAATGTGTGAAAATATTGAAGAAATACTTAAAATTGGAAGAAAGTATAACCAAATTATGCTTTTAGACGAAGCCCATGGTGTTCATTTTCCATTTAATCAAAAACTCCCAAAAAGTGGAATAAGTTTAGGATATGATATAATAGTTCAATCAGCCCATAAAACTTTGCCTTCATTGACTCAAACATCTTTTTTACATATCAATAGCGATAATATTGATATGGATAGAGTTTTTGATGCATTAACCTTTCTTGAATCTTCCTCTCCAAGTTATCTTTTTATGGTATCTCTTGATGTGGTAAGATTCCAAATGGAAACTGAAGGTGAAAAAATTTGGAATGAAATTTTAGAATTAGCAGAATATGCAAGAGATGAAATAAATAAAATTGATGGATTATATTGCTTTGGAAAAGAAATTTTAAATGATGGAATATATGATCTTGATTTAACAAAAATTACAGTAAATACAAAAAACATAGGTCTTACTGGATTTGAAGTTGAAGAGATTTTAAACAAAGAATATAACATTGAAATTGAACTTTCAGATTCATACAACATTCTTTTATTTTTAACTCCTGGAATTACAAAAGAAGAAGTTGATATCCTTATTAATGCACTTAAGGATATATCAATTAAGAAAAGAAAAAATCCAATAGTTAATGATTTTGTTACTCCTGAACTTCCCCCAATTGCTGCTACTCCAAAAGAAGCATACTTAAGAGAGAAAGAGATTATAGAATTAAAAAATGCAAAAGGTAGAATTTCAGGAAAAATTGTTTCTGCTTATCCTCCAGGTCTTCCAATTCTAGTACCAGGAGAAATTATTACTGAAAACATATTAAATTATCTTTTTGATTTAAAGAGTAAAGGAGCAAATCTCCAAGGCTTTATGGATAAAGAATATAACTTTATAAAAGTATTAAAATAG
- a CDS encoding V-type ATP synthase subunit A has product MEKGIITKVSGPLVVARGLKNAKMYDVVYVGKLGLLGEIIQIREDLSFIQVYEETSGIGPGEEVETTGEPLSVELGPGLIGSIFDGVQRPLDIISSKYGSYIVRGVKEHSISRDKEWDFEPIVKEGDFVEEGDIVGVVQETEIVKHKILVPIGIKGKVKKVYSGKKKVEDPVVILDNDGKEIEIKMLSRWPVRIQRPFKKKLPPDIPLITGQRVIDGFFPIAKGGTACIPGPFGSGKTVTQHQLAKWSDADIIVYVGCGERGNEMTEVLIEFPELKDPRTGYPLMKRTILIANTSNMPVAAREASVFTGITIAEYFRDQGYDVALMADSTSRWAEAMREISGRLEEMPGEEGYPAYLASRIASFYERAGKVVCLGKDSRISTLSVIGAVSPPGGDLSDPVVQSTLRVTKVFWGLDDALASQRHFPAINWLTSYSLYTIDLDPYYRKNISEEFPKLREKAMEILEKEAELEEIVRLVGIDALSPKDRLVLETAKSIREDFLHQNAYHEIDTFTSLYKQYLMLKAILKFYELGNISLGEGVDLEKIINLPIRVDIARAKYIDEKKLELFDELFKKIENGFKEIMNLKEEVK; this is encoded by the coding sequence ATGGAAAAAGGAATAATTACAAAGGTATCAGGTCCTCTTGTTGTTGCAAGAGGACTTAAAAATGCAAAAATGTATGATGTTGTTTATGTAGGAAAACTTGGTCTTCTTGGTGAAATAATACAAATTAGAGAGGATCTTTCTTTTATACAAGTATATGAAGAAACAAGCGGTATAGGTCCTGGAGAAGAAGTTGAAACAACAGGTGAACCTCTTTCTGTAGAATTAGGTCCTGGTTTAATTGGGTCAATTTTTGATGGTGTTCAGAGGCCTCTTGATATAATAAGTTCAAAATATGGGTCATATATTGTAAGAGGAGTTAAAGAGCATTCTATTTCAAGAGATAAAGAGTGGGATTTTGAACCAATTGTTAAAGAAGGAGATTTTGTTGAAGAGGGTGATATAGTTGGAGTAGTTCAAGAAACAGAGATAGTTAAACATAAAATTTTAGTTCCTATTGGAATTAAAGGGAAAGTTAAAAAAGTGTATAGTGGAAAAAAGAAAGTTGAAGACCCAGTAGTGATTCTTGATAATGATGGAAAAGAAATTGAAATTAAGATGCTCTCTCGTTGGCCCGTGAGAATTCAAAGACCATTTAAAAAGAAATTACCTCCAGATATTCCATTAATAACAGGTCAAAGAGTTATAGATGGGTTCTTTCCCATAGCAAAAGGTGGCACCGCCTGTATTCCTGGGCCATTTGGTTCTGGAAAAACAGTAACTCAACATCAACTCGCAAAATGGTCTGATGCAGATATAATTGTTTATGTTGGATGCGGTGAAAGAGGAAATGAAATGACAGAAGTTTTAATTGAATTTCCTGAACTTAAAGACCCAAGAACAGGATATCCACTTATGAAAAGAACAATACTTATTGCAAACACTTCTAACATGCCAGTTGCTGCAAGAGAAGCATCTGTTTTTACAGGGATAACAATTGCAGAATACTTTAGAGATCAAGGATATGATGTTGCTCTTATGGCTGATTCAACATCAAGATGGGCTGAAGCAATGAGAGAAATTTCTGGAAGATTAGAGGAAATGCCAGGAGAGGAAGGTTATCCTGCATATCTTGCCTCAAGAATTGCATCATTTTATGAAAGGGCAGGAAAAGTAGTTTGTCTTGGGAAAGATTCAAGAATTTCAACACTCAGTGTAATTGGTGCAGTTTCTCCACCTGGTGGCGATCTTTCAGATCCTGTTGTTCAATCAACTTTAAGAGTCACAAAAGTTTTCTGGGGACTTGACGATGCTTTGGCATCTCAAAGACATTTTCCTGCAATAAATTGGTTAACAAGTTACTCACTATATACAATTGATTTAGATCCTTATTACAGAAAAAATATAAGTGAAGAATTTCCAAAATTAAGAGAGAAAGCAATGGAAATTCTTGAAAAAGAGGCTGAACTTGAAGAAATAGTGAGATTAGTTGGAATAGATGCATTGTCACCAAAAGATAGATTAGTTCTTGAAACTGCAAAATCAATAAGAGAAGATTTTTTACATCAAAATGCTTACCATGAAATAGACACATTTACATCTTTGTATAAACAATATCTGATGTTAAAAGCAATTCTAAAGTTTTATGAACTTGGAAATATATCGCTTGGAGAAGGAGTAGATCTTGAAAAAATAATAAATCTTCCTATTAGAGTAGATATTGCAAGAGCAAAATATATTGATGAGAAAAAATTAGAACTTTTTGACGAACTTTTTAAAAAGATTGAAAATGGTTTTAAAGAGATAATGAACTTGAAGGAGGAAGTGAAATAA
- a CDS encoding V-type ATPase subunit, translated as MKLKNSDFSYLSAKSLILISYFPKIENLKSYLSLSKEAFVDHIKKSYGIETESQNLDEILTFDWNNNIKKLKSIIFDEKLYQYFEIEKEYEIIESDKNIFEKEYEKIKKELFLLNSSEFFKKFIKLKIDLFNILSFLKHKYFGFSFKYIDGGNLIERIFKLFEKESIQNFIEYINLRYPKTIEKTPELFFELFEKKRDDLLINYLKNSKYFVFGPEIVFSFLVLKSFNNVNFRLIYNGIIYNLPHEDVLRRLRVING; from the coding sequence ATGAAATTAAAAAATAGTGATTTTTCTTATCTATCAGCAAAATCATTAATTCTTATAAGTTACTTTCCAAAAATAGAAAATTTAAAATCATATTTATCTTTATCAAAAGAGGCTTTTGTAGATCATATCAAAAAGTCATATGGTATTGAAACTGAAAGCCAAAATTTAGATGAAATACTAACTTTTGACTGGAATAATAATATAAAGAAACTCAAAAGTATCATTTTTGATGAAAAATTATATCAATATTTTGAAATAGAAAAAGAATATGAGATTATTGAATCAGATAAAAACATATTTGAAAAAGAATATGAAAAGATTAAAAAGGAACTATTTTTGTTAAATTCTTCAGAGTTCTTTAAAAAATTTATAAAACTAAAAATTGATTTATTTAATATTTTAAGTTTCTTAAAGCATAAATATTTTGGATTTTCTTTTAAATATATTGATGGAGGCAATTTAATTGAGAGAATATTTAAACTTTTTGAGAAAGAATCAATTCAAAACTTCATAGAATATATAAATTTAAGATATCCTAAAACTATTGAAAAAACACCAGAACTATTCTTTGAACTTTTTGAAAAGAAAAGAGATGATCTGTTAATAAATTATTTAAAAAATTCTAAATATTTTGTTTTTGGACCAGAGATTGTTTTTTCTTTTCTTGTACTCAAAAGTTTTAACAATGTAAACTTTAGATTAATTTATAATGGAATTATTTATAATTTGCCACATGAAGATGTTTTAAGGAGGTTAAGAGTTATAAATGGGTAA
- a CDS encoding V-type ATP synthase subunit F → MGKIAYFGDEITSKLFLSFGFDVFTENLVDNFLNAYKNDKYYILIVSEEEQQKILKVYEELNKKLLPVVIFLPSKGKREMVNYKYIKKLTEKAIGVDILEKGE, encoded by the coding sequence ATGGGTAAAATTGCCTATTTTGGAGATGAAATAACTTCAAAACTTTTCTTATCCTTTGGTTTTGATGTTTTTACTGAAAATTTAGTTGATAACTTTTTAAATGCTTATAAAAATGATAAATATTACATTTTGATTGTATCTGAAGAAGAACAACAAAAGATTTTAAAAGTTTATGAAGAATTAAACAAAAAACTTTTACCAGTTGTAATTTTTCTACCTTCAAAAGGTAAAAGAGAGATGGTAAATTATAAATATATTAAAAAACTCACTGAAAAAGCGATTGGTGTTGATATTTTAGAAAAAGGAGAATAG
- a CDS encoding V-type ATP synthase subunit B, translating to MAKEYLTTKEIAGPLMVVQDVSGVKYGELVEITLKSGEKRRGQVMVAEEDKALIELYEPSIGIDPKEARVKFTGKGLEVPVSKNVLGRIFNGFGEPIDDGPKIIPEDLRDINGSPINPYSRDYPNEFIQTGISAIDGLNTLVRGQKLPIFSGSGLPHPRLAAQITRQSKVLKTGEQFAVVFAAMGITFEEANFFINDLKETGAINKSVLFINLANNPVIERIALPRTALTVAEYLAFDLDMHVLVILTDMTNYCEALREISAARKEVPGRRGYPGYMYTDLATIYERAGRIKGKKGSITQIPVVSMPEDDKTHPIPDLTGYITEGQIFLSRELYKKGIYPPIDVRPSLSRLKDRGIGKDKTREDHSDLMNQLYAAYSRGKNAEELAKILGETALSPVDRIFVKFADRFEREFVNQGEYENRSIEQTLDIGWKLLSMIPIPELKRVREEYIEKYLKRFIIEEKV from the coding sequence ATGGCTAAAGAATATTTAACAACAAAAGAAATTGCTGGACCATTAATGGTTGTTCAAGATGTATCAGGTGTTAAATATGGTGAACTGGTGGAAATTACACTTAAAAGCGGTGAAAAGAGAAGAGGGCAGGTTATGGTTGCAGAGGAAGATAAAGCACTTATCGAACTTTATGAGCCATCAATTGGAATAGATCCAAAAGAAGCAAGAGTTAAATTTACTGGAAAAGGTTTAGAAGTTCCAGTTTCAAAAAATGTTCTTGGTAGAATTTTTAATGGATTTGGTGAACCAATTGATGATGGACCAAAAATTATTCCTGAGGATTTAAGAGATATAAATGGAAGTCCTATAAATCCATATTCAAGAGATTATCCAAATGAATTTATTCAAACAGGGATATCAGCAATTGATGGATTAAATACTCTTGTAAGAGGACAAAAATTGCCAATTTTTTCGGGAAGTGGACTTCCTCACCCTCGTCTCGCTGCGCAAATTACAAGACAATCAAAAGTTTTAAAAACAGGAGAACAATTTGCAGTTGTTTTTGCTGCAATGGGTATTACTTTTGAAGAAGCAAATTTCTTTATAAATGATCTTAAAGAAACTGGAGCAATAAATAAATCGGTTCTTTTTATAAATTTAGCAAATAACCCTGTTATTGAAAGAATAGCATTACCAAGAACTGCACTTACAGTTGCAGAATATCTTGCTTTTGATCTTGATATGCATGTATTGGTTATTTTAACAGATATGACAAACTATTGTGAAGCATTAAGAGAAATATCTGCAGCAAGAAAAGAGGTTCCTGGTAGAAGGGGTTATCCTGGCTATATGTATACTGATCTAGCGACAATTTATGAAAGAGCAGGAAGAATTAAAGGGAAAAAAGGATCAATAACCCAAATTCCTGTTGTAAGTATGCCTGAAGATGATAAAACACATCCAATCCCTGATTTAACTGGTTATATTACAGAAGGTCAGATATTTTTATCAAGAGAATTATATAAAAAGGGAATTTACCCACCAATCGATGTTAGACCTTCACTTTCAAGATTAAAAGATAGAGGTATTGGAAAAGATAAAACAAGGGAAGATCATTCAGATTTAATGAATCAATTATATGCTGCATATTCAAGAGGAAAAAATGCTGAAGAGTTAGCAAAAATTTTAGGCGAAACCGCACTATCACCAGTTGATAGAATTTTTGTAAAATTTGCAGATAGATTTGAAAGAGAGTTTGTAAATCAAGGTGAATATGAAAATAGATCAATTGAACAAACTTTAGATATTGGATGGAAACTTTTGTCAATGATACCAATTCCTGAATTAAAGAGAGTAAGAGAAGAATATATTGAAAAATATCTCAAAAGATTTATTATAGAGGAGAAAGTATGA